From a single Halobacteriovorax sp. HLS genomic region:
- a CDS encoding flagellin — translation MGLRIATNTTSLAAQRTLGANNTEQANTLNKLSSGTRITRSADDAAGLAISEKLRAQIRSTNQAERNANDGVSMIQTAEGGLSEIGNILVRMRELSVQSASDTVGDTERKFTDLEYQNLKQEIERISQVTEFNGKKLLNGAGEKYDFQIGINNDEFQDRISFDTQLLNSSVSNLAVDSLSVTSKEDAQVGLESLDNAIQMVSGQRAELGAKQNRLTSTVNNLQITSENLSSANSRIRDTDFAAETAKNTKLNILTNAGTSVLAQSNSQGQAALKLIG, via the coding sequence ATGGGTTTGCGTATTGCGACTAACACAACTTCTCTAGCGGCTCAAAGAACTTTAGGCGCTAACAACACAGAACAAGCTAACACTTTAAACAAGCTATCTTCAGGAACAAGAATTACTCGTTCTGCAGATGACGCTGCTGGTTTAGCGATTTCAGAAAAATTAAGAGCACAGATCAGATCAACTAATCAGGCAGAAAGAAATGCTAATGATGGTGTATCAATGATTCAAACTGCAGAAGGTGGTTTATCAGAAATTGGTAATATCCTAGTTAGAATGAGAGAGCTATCAGTTCAATCAGCTTCTGATACTGTAGGTGATACTGAGAGAAAGTTTACTGATCTTGAATATCAAAACTTGAAGCAAGAAATTGAAAGAATTTCTCAAGTTACTGAGTTCAACGGTAAGAAACTTCTTAACGGTGCTGGTGAAAAGTATGATTTCCAAATCGGTATTAATAACGATGAATTCCAAGATAGAATTTCATTTGATACACAATTATTAAACTCTTCAGTATCTAACCTTGCGGTTGATTCTCTAAGTGTAACTTCTAAAGAAGATGCGCAAGTAGGGCTAGAGTCACTTGATAATGCTATTCAAATGGTATCTGGACAAAGAGCAGAGCTAGGTGCGAAGCAGAATAGATTAACTTCAACTGTTAACAACCTACAGATTACTTCTGAGAACTTAAGTTCTGCAAACTCTCGAATTAGAGACACTGACTTTGCTGCTGAAACAGCTAAGAATACTAAGCTTAATATTCTTACAAATGCTGGTACTTCAGTACTTGCTCAGTCTAACTCTCAAGGTCAAGCAGCACTAAAGCTAATTGGTTAA
- a CDS encoding ATP-binding protein, translating into MSKVTQIKRFVSLRKKLMVAILFASSLITSVTTAFHYYLEYKEDINYLNKSLDQIGASNSSSLSRSLWNLDDLQIQVQIDSILKIRDIIAVSIYDDEGKIFYRNEKEEFSHIDKFSSSYKLFLDQKADGLPIGRLEVWATEDHIKENLISSLIVFFLSQFIKTLLVSFTMLFLFRILVTKHLDRIVGFLKTVDLNSLDIDRLKFERSHKTADELDYVNDSINLMLKKVEKANLETNDKLRRQEKELQMQKAASINSARLASLGEMAANIAHEINNPLTILAFSGKKIKNLSEANTIDKDRLIHFSNMINKTIDRMCKTIDSLKRLSRDAEHDEYDYVNVYDMVERVLDLCKISLHQKGVKISTDFNGLPEDFNIHCKEVQVTQVIVNLINNSVDAVKGITDNPWIKIDVNVNVDFVIFSVIDCGSGIPYEIQSKIFEPFFTTKDIGEGTGLGLSISAKSAQEHKGNLWIDNTMKNTTIRLELPLKS; encoded by the coding sequence ATGAGTAAAGTAACCCAAATTAAGAGATTCGTTTCCCTTAGAAAAAAGCTGATGGTTGCTATTCTTTTTGCATCTTCTTTAATCACTTCTGTGACTACTGCATTTCACTATTATTTAGAATATAAAGAAGATATTAATTATCTTAATAAGTCTCTCGATCAAATAGGGGCTTCTAATTCATCCTCCTTATCCAGATCTCTTTGGAATCTAGATGATTTACAGATTCAGGTACAAATAGATTCAATTTTAAAGATTCGAGATATTATAGCTGTTAGTATTTACGATGATGAAGGAAAGATTTTTTATCGTAATGAAAAAGAAGAATTTTCTCACATTGATAAATTTTCATCTAGTTATAAATTATTTCTTGATCAAAAAGCTGACGGTCTTCCAATTGGTCGTCTTGAAGTTTGGGCCACTGAGGACCACATTAAAGAGAACCTTATTTCAAGCTTAATTGTTTTCTTTTTATCACAGTTTATTAAGACATTATTGGTTAGTTTTACAATGCTCTTCTTGTTTAGAATATTGGTAACTAAACACTTAGACCGAATTGTTGGCTTTCTTAAAACAGTAGATCTTAATTCACTTGATATTGACCGACTAAAGTTTGAGCGCTCTCACAAAACTGCTGATGAGCTTGACTATGTAAATGACTCGATAAATCTTATGCTTAAAAAAGTTGAAAAGGCCAATCTTGAGACGAATGATAAGCTTAGAAGGCAGGAAAAAGAACTGCAGATGCAAAAGGCCGCTTCTATAAACTCTGCACGACTTGCTAGTCTCGGTGAGATGGCCGCTAATATTGCTCATGAAATTAATAATCCACTTACTATTCTTGCGTTTAGTGGAAAGAAAATTAAGAATCTCTCTGAGGCAAATACCATAGACAAAGATAGGTTAATTCACTTTTCTAATATGATCAATAAGACTATTGATAGAATGTGTAAGACAATTGACTCTCTAAAGAGGTTGTCACGAGATGCTGAACATGATGAATATGACTATGTAAATGTTTACGATATGGTCGAGAGGGTTCTTGATTTATGTAAGATTTCACTTCATCAAAAAGGCGTTAAAATCAGTACAGACTTCAATGGATTGCCTGAAGACTTTAATATTCATTGTAAAGAAGTTCAGGTCACACAAGTTATAGTTAATCTGATAAATAACTCTGTCGATGCAGTGAAGGGAATTACAGATAACCCTTGGATTAAAATTGATGTAAATGTTAATGTAGACTTTGTTATCTTTTCTGTTATTGATTGTGGAAGTGGAATTCCTTATGAAATTCAATCTAAAATATTTGAACCATTCTTTACAACTAAAGATATAGGTGAGGGAACTGGGCTAGGTTTAAGTATCTCTGCTAAATCTGCTCAGGAACATAAAGGTAATTTGTGGATTGATAACACAATGAAAAACACAACGATAAGACTTGAATTGCCTCTAAAATCTTAG
- a CDS encoding DUF523 domain-containing protein, with amino-acid sequence MSEKIIVSACLAGLNCRYDCASKEKEDIVKLVKDGIAIPVCPEQLGGLSTPREPAEIQQNRVITATGTDVTEKYENGALEALKMVNMTGASKAILKSKSPMCGYGEIYDGSYTGKLKKGDGVFTKLLIKLGIKVESRD; translated from the coding sequence ATGTCTGAAAAAATCATTGTAAGTGCCTGCTTAGCTGGTTTAAATTGCCGCTATGACTGTGCTAGCAAAGAAAAAGAAGATATCGTCAAGCTTGTAAAAGACGGTATTGCTATTCCAGTTTGTCCTGAGCAGCTTGGGGGCCTTTCCACGCCACGAGAGCCTGCTGAAATACAGCAAAATAGGGTCATAACAGCAACTGGTACTGATGTTACTGAAAAGTATGAGAATGGGGCCTTGGAGGCCTTAAAAATGGTCAATATGACAGGAGCATCGAAAGCAATACTAAAGAGCAAATCCCCTATGTGTGGTTATGGTGAAATTTATGACGGAAGCTATACTGGAAAGCTAAAAAAGGGAGATGGGGTTTTCACTAAATTATTAATAAAGCTTGGTATCAAAGTAGAAAGTAGAGACTAA
- a CDS encoding S8 family serine peptidase, translating to MKNSIISFLILLSSNCFALSAAILDNGIDYSHRDLQSRVSINFSERENNSDDDRNGYIDDIRGWNFIDMNNEVFDFKRDLEISDDIKLYYELKAKKSLGTITDEESKTYSLLLKDQDLKKRRKELTSWIHGTHVGAIAINTHYLPKELRASDIKVLPVVYLGKAVKGVAKSPDFSPIQTNSLSKKKLHIKKYWQKYHSWQINKLSLAVDYAHKKVIVYNGSFGQSFSGATEMIANVYKEQFKKEMKKEEATKEARLFMSKLNASAKKLFHKYPNNLFIFSAGNKKLNTDEYLHFPSGANASNSISVGASYKRNTMAYFSNYGKNSVDLFAPGVAISSAVPYQEYLKINGTSQAAPFVTNISLIAFSLAQKLKVSLGPTQLRRILLETVDKREDLKDKSRSSGVIYPERVFDTIRNMKRHSLTNSINKAIRKWPSIPLDKEVQSYEEALFIDLPSN from the coding sequence ATGAAAAATTCGATCATATCCTTTTTAATTCTCTTGAGTTCTAACTGTTTTGCTCTGAGCGCGGCCATTTTAGATAATGGAATCGACTACTCTCACCGCGACCTCCAATCTCGCGTAAGCATTAATTTTTCAGAAAGAGAAAATAATAGTGATGATGATAGAAATGGATATATTGATGACATTCGAGGATGGAACTTCATTGATATGAATAATGAGGTTTTTGACTTCAAAAGAGATTTAGAAATCTCTGATGATATAAAGCTATACTATGAACTAAAGGCAAAGAAGTCTTTAGGAACAATAACTGATGAAGAGTCCAAGACCTATTCTTTACTATTAAAAGATCAAGATCTTAAGAAAAGAAGAAAAGAGCTCACTTCATGGATTCATGGAACACACGTTGGTGCGATAGCGATAAACACTCACTACCTTCCAAAGGAGTTACGTGCCAGTGACATTAAAGTCCTACCAGTTGTTTACTTAGGAAAGGCCGTAAAGGGTGTCGCGAAGTCTCCGGATTTTTCACCTATTCAAACCAACAGCTTATCCAAAAAGAAATTACATATAAAAAAATATTGGCAAAAGTACCATTCTTGGCAAATAAATAAGCTAAGCTTAGCGGTAGACTATGCTCACAAGAAAGTTATTGTCTATAATGGTTCATTTGGACAAAGTTTTTCTGGTGCAACAGAGATGATTGCAAATGTTTATAAAGAACAATTTAAAAAAGAAATGAAAAAAGAAGAAGCAACTAAAGAAGCTAGGCTTTTCATGTCGAAACTTAATGCTTCTGCAAAAAAACTTTTTCATAAATATCCAAATAACCTATTTATATTTTCTGCAGGAAATAAGAAGCTCAATACTGATGAATACCTTCACTTCCCAAGTGGGGCAAATGCAAGTAACTCAATATCTGTTGGCGCTTCTTACAAAAGAAATACAATGGCGTATTTTTCAAATTATGGGAAAAACTCAGTAGACCTCTTTGCTCCTGGAGTAGCTATCTCTAGTGCCGTTCCTTATCAAGAGTATTTAAAGATTAATGGAACTTCTCAAGCGGCCCCTTTTGTAACAAATATTTCACTCATCGCTTTTAGCCTGGCACAAAAATTAAAGGTTTCCTTAGGACCTACTCAGTTAAGAAGAATACTTCTTGAGACAGTCGACAAAAGAGAAGATTTGAAAGATAAAAGCCGCTCTTCTGGAGTTATCTACCCAGAGAGAGTCTTTGACACTATTCGAAATATGAAAAGACATAGTCTGACTAATTCAATCAACAAAGCAATAAGAAAATGGCCTTCAATTCCTCTAGACAAAGAGGTTCAAAGCTACGAAGAAGCTTTATTTATCGACCTTCCAAGCAATTGA
- a CDS encoding tRNA-dihydrouridine synthase — protein MEIKQVTPFSKDLQGKIDFLSKRRTEINLGSVSFASPLLLAPMSNICAFPFRLLMEELGCGGTVSELISCHGINYGNEKTLRMLSIHPDEKNIGIQLFGESAESMALAAKVALESRPKFIDINMGCPVRKVVTKGSGSALLKDTSKLGHFFKTIKDAIDIPLTIKIRTGWDDDQINCKEVIHIAKEEGVEFVAIHGRTRTQQYKGRANWELLEQVAKESPLPIIGNGDLHSASIVKKRMSNSNCDAFMLARGPLRDPFIFLESYKEDDDKISFTPSDYWEITRRLFEYNKMYTDRERTILIMMRKHIIWFAAGLSNAGQFRNTIFKCPELEDTMKITEDYFLSLSSANKKINEDEAFMTSGHG, from the coding sequence ATGGAGATTAAACAAGTTACACCATTTTCTAAAGATTTGCAGGGAAAAATAGATTTTCTTAGTAAAAGAAGAACTGAGATAAACCTAGGCAGCGTGTCATTCGCTTCCCCACTGCTATTAGCACCTATGTCAAATATTTGCGCTTTTCCTTTTAGACTTCTAATGGAAGAGCTTGGGTGTGGAGGGACTGTTAGTGAGCTTATCTCGTGCCACGGCATTAACTATGGAAATGAAAAAACATTGAGAATGCTCTCCATTCATCCAGATGAAAAGAATATAGGAATACAGCTCTTTGGGGAAAGTGCGGAAAGTATGGCACTCGCAGCGAAGGTTGCCCTAGAGAGTAGACCAAAGTTTATAGATATCAATATGGGTTGCCCTGTCAGAAAAGTAGTTACCAAAGGAAGTGGTTCTGCATTATTAAAGGACACTTCTAAACTAGGGCACTTCTTTAAAACTATCAAAGATGCAATCGACATTCCTTTAACCATTAAAATTAGAACTGGATGGGACGACGATCAAATTAACTGCAAAGAAGTTATTCATATTGCTAAGGAAGAAGGTGTAGAGTTTGTCGCTATTCATGGCAGAACAAGAACACAGCAATATAAGGGACGTGCAAACTGGGAACTTCTAGAGCAGGTTGCAAAAGAGAGCCCTCTACCTATTATTGGTAATGGTGATCTTCATTCAGCTTCAATTGTTAAAAAGAGGATGTCTAACTCTAACTGTGATGCTTTTATGCTCGCACGTGGCCCTCTAAGAGATCCTTTTATCTTCTTAGAAAGTTATAAAGAAGACGACGATAAAATTTCATTCACACCTAGTGATTATTGGGAAATTACAAGAAGATTATTTGAGTACAATAAAATGTATACCGACAGAGAAAGAACAATCCTTATAATGATGAGAAAGCATATTATCTGGTTTGCAGCTGGACTTAGTAATGCTGGTCAATTTAGAAATACGATTTTTAAATGTCCTGAACTCGAAGACACAATGAAGATAACTGAAGACTATTTCCTCTCTCTAAGTTCTGCCAATAAGAAAATTAATGAGGACGAAGCATTCATGACTTCTGGTCATGGTTAA
- a CDS encoding HAD family hydrolase gives MSSTEKFTGHIVFDCDGTLISSMEGIFKGIQLFMTDHLQREVSREEVVANYHADMRVFADNFGMKFDSQDQANAVLNKFITFLNRPEYKYDLFNGVKELILKLSELGYRLYVWTGRDRASTLRILKELDVAKYFFDFRCMDDTIPKPHPMGLEQLVGEYDRSKIIMIGDSVTDIQGAKKFGCRSIGALWCTYSYEDDLKEMEADFLVRSPLDCLEIIEKNI, from the coding sequence ATGTCATCAACTGAGAAATTTACAGGCCACATAGTTTTTGATTGTGATGGGACACTTATCTCAAGTATGGAAGGTATTTTTAAGGGAATTCAGCTATTTATGACTGATCACCTTCAAAGAGAAGTGAGCAGAGAAGAGGTCGTGGCAAATTATCATGCGGATATGCGTGTATTTGCAGATAATTTTGGGATGAAATTTGATTCCCAGGATCAGGCCAACGCTGTCTTAAATAAGTTTATTACCTTCTTAAACAGACCTGAGTATAAATACGATCTCTTTAATGGTGTGAAAGAGCTTATTTTAAAATTGAGTGAACTAGGGTATAGATTATACGTCTGGACAGGTAGAGATCGTGCTAGCACACTGAGAATTCTTAAAGAATTAGATGTTGCAAAGTACTTCTTTGATTTTAGATGTATGGATGACACGATTCCAAAGCCGCATCCAATGGGTCTTGAACAACTCGTTGGAGAGTATGATCGCTCAAAAATTATTATGATTGGTGATAGTGTTACTGATATCCAGGGCGCCAAAAAGTTTGGTTGTCGCTCGATTGGGGCACTATGGTGCACATACTCTTACGAAGATGACTTAAAAGAAATGGAAGCGGACTTCTTAGTCAGAAGCCCATTAGATTGTTTAGAAATAATAGAGAAAAATATATAA
- the ffh gene encoding signal recognition particle protein, whose protein sequence is MFDNLSEKFADAFKNLQGKGKITESNIEDALKQVRTALLEADVNFKVVKQFINAVKEKSLGEKVISGVDPQEQFIKIVNDELALIMGTANEEVNLEREGVVPILVVGLNGQGKTTFSGKLSLHLTKKKNKKVLLVPADTFRPAAKDQLITLAKSMEMDWFDSDLSVHPKEIAAKAMSFAKENNYDVVIIDTAGRLHVDDELMGQIKEVRESLNGLDPEVLMVADAMTGQEAVNVAKVFHEAVNLTGVVLSKMDSDARGGAALSIRHVTGVPIKYISTGEKMKDLELFHPDRLAGRILDMGDVVSLVEKAEEAIDQKEAENMMKNLEKGKFTVDDFMKQMDMIKNLGSMSSILKMIPGMGGMLRQVGDLSPAEDEMKRMRVIINSMTKKERQDYKLIKESRIKRIAGGSGTTESQVKDFIAKFRQMEKMMGGMMQMMKGGMPGMPGGMPGGMPGMPGLPGTKQKKPRKKGGKWGGGFF, encoded by the coding sequence ATGTTTGATAATTTAAGTGAGAAGTTTGCAGACGCTTTTAAAAACCTTCAAGGTAAGGGAAAGATTACAGAGAGCAATATCGAAGATGCTCTTAAACAAGTAAGAACGGCACTATTAGAAGCCGATGTTAACTTTAAAGTTGTTAAGCAATTTATTAATGCTGTTAAAGAAAAATCTCTCGGTGAGAAAGTTATCTCAGGCGTTGATCCTCAAGAACAATTTATCAAAATTGTAAATGATGAACTCGCTCTTATTATGGGAACGGCCAACGAAGAAGTTAATCTGGAAAGAGAGGGTGTTGTACCAATTCTTGTTGTCGGTTTAAACGGTCAAGGTAAGACAACTTTTTCAGGAAAGCTTTCACTTCACTTAACCAAGAAAAAAAATAAGAAAGTTCTTCTAGTTCCTGCTGATACATTTAGACCAGCAGCAAAGGATCAATTGATTACTCTTGCTAAGAGCATGGAGATGGATTGGTTTGATTCAGATCTTTCTGTGCATCCTAAAGAAATTGCTGCAAAGGCAATGAGCTTTGCAAAAGAAAATAATTATGACGTAGTTATTATTGATACGGCAGGGCGACTGCATGTTGATGATGAGCTTATGGGACAAATTAAAGAAGTTAGAGAGTCCCTAAATGGTTTAGATCCTGAAGTTCTAATGGTTGCAGATGCGATGACTGGTCAAGAGGCAGTTAACGTTGCAAAAGTTTTCCATGAGGCAGTAAATCTTACTGGTGTTGTTCTTTCTAAGATGGATTCAGATGCTAGAGGTGGTGCCGCACTATCAATTAGACATGTAACAGGTGTTCCAATTAAATATATTTCTACAGGTGAGAAAATGAAAGACCTTGAGCTCTTTCATCCAGATCGTCTTGCAGGAAGAATTTTAGACATGGGAGACGTTGTCTCACTAGTAGAAAAAGCAGAAGAGGCCATTGACCAAAAAGAAGCAGAAAATATGATGAAGAACCTTGAAAAGGGTAAATTCACTGTTGATGACTTCATGAAACAAATGGATATGATTAAGAATTTAGGTTCAATGAGTTCGATCTTAAAAATGATTCCTGGAATGGGTGGTATGCTAAGACAAGTTGGAGACCTTTCCCCAGCAGAAGATGAAATGAAGCGCATGCGAGTTATTATTAACTCAATGACTAAGAAAGAAAGACAAGATTATAAGTTAATTAAAGAGTCTAGAATAAAGAGAATTGCAGGAGGTTCTGGAACAACAGAATCTCAAGTTAAAGACTTCATTGCTAAGTTTCGTCAAATGGAAAAAATGATGGGCGGAATGATGCAGATGATGAAAGGTGGGATGCCTGGAATGCCAGGTGGAATGCCTGGAGGTATGCCGGGAATGCCTGGATTACCTGGAACCAAACAAAAGAAACCTCGCAAGAAAGGTGGAAAGTGGGGTGGAGGATTCTTTTAG
- a CDS encoding Fic family protein, giving the protein MKLGFILIFTLALLSSCSTNNYRSAATRAPSAIESFSCRDIISHFTRAGHSFSASRKVFTKKVEKKFSKSKAKQIDNNLNALLFIDYTHSFDVLEQLYKQERTLDSVNIFDIYNSDRARPFQNFIKTSDYLQRYRPDFSVDSLKKVHKKMMDGNVDGIDSNDLGVIRNQVIIGNVPKSEPISKEAFQVLTDNPYISTNWLKKTQGGYYGEIGYPNPMDFTDEVASKIKRIDRELLRELNEYRDYETGDLEELTSRMVNALTEDLMDWFVKKRDQIGPVTTKSKLERYARLVASFQRDLISIHPFVDGNGRSVRQFALYYPFWLEGLPPPRLTDPDADLYTPLAKWGDQILEGMENSMKLYESLSKRLDLDLPLETTPELFVPNIPNKISIHKRILKPRKLIKDYKMEEVRPSQFSEYIFERLQDEDIYNEYLNSPYVLLKKLTDEFEKFYQTSRLDYLHPKFGEEKLQLGLVTPDFAHMFGNKSYKSIEKWKYKMNRWYDDSILWRGLSSQDTATSEKEILSMFTDINDHFVSNGNIGRSGNKIELAKKEFEKYNEDVVSGGLVQMAKDHSESGPLYGESYGYSTSRKRSVGKAFAMGAMVIAEYGDHQNYQHLLKSRVLVGMKKSIKDVDLARLKQMRPEFSYIYPRQREVMGVGATDPDAVMVIQTIDEAGEVILSYVRNAKKPNEILVFDQEVNEISSIGKRPIRRIQLD; this is encoded by the coding sequence ATGAAACTCGGTTTTATCCTTATATTTACATTAGCTCTACTTAGTTCGTGTTCGACGAATAACTATAGATCAGCTGCGACTAGAGCGCCCTCGGCAATAGAGTCGTTTAGTTGTAGAGATATCATTTCGCATTTTACTAGAGCAGGCCATAGCTTCTCTGCTTCTAGAAAAGTTTTCACTAAGAAAGTTGAAAAGAAGTTTTCTAAATCGAAGGCAAAACAAATAGATAATAATCTTAATGCATTATTATTTATAGATTATACTCACTCTTTTGATGTTCTTGAACAGCTGTATAAGCAAGAAAGAACGTTAGATAGTGTAAATATTTTCGACATTTATAATTCTGATAGAGCAAGACCTTTTCAGAATTTCATAAAAACTAGTGACTATCTTCAAAGGTATAGGCCAGATTTCAGTGTTGATTCTCTAAAGAAAGTTCACAAGAAAATGATGGATGGAAATGTTGATGGAATTGATTCTAATGATCTTGGCGTAATAAGAAATCAAGTTATTATTGGAAATGTTCCTAAAAGCGAACCTATTTCAAAAGAAGCATTTCAAGTACTAACTGATAATCCATATATCTCAACAAATTGGCTTAAAAAGACGCAAGGTGGGTACTATGGTGAAATTGGATATCCAAATCCTATGGATTTCACAGATGAAGTTGCCTCAAAGATTAAGAGAATTGATAGAGAACTCCTTAGGGAGCTCAATGAATACCGTGACTATGAGACAGGGGATTTAGAAGAGCTAACAAGTAGAATGGTTAATGCCTTAACCGAAGACTTGATGGACTGGTTTGTAAAAAAGCGAGATCAGATTGGCCCTGTAACGACTAAGTCAAAATTAGAGCGTTATGCTCGACTGGTGGCAAGCTTTCAAAGAGATTTAATTTCGATTCATCCATTTGTGGATGGGAACGGAAGAAGTGTAAGGCAATTTGCTCTGTATTATCCATTTTGGCTTGAAGGTCTTCCTCCTCCAAGATTAACTGACCCAGATGCTGATTTATATACTCCACTTGCCAAGTGGGGAGATCAAATCCTAGAAGGAATGGAAAATTCCATGAAGTTATATGAGTCTCTGTCTAAGAGACTAGATCTAGACTTACCGCTAGAGACAACTCCAGAGCTATTTGTTCCAAATATTCCTAATAAGATCTCAATCCATAAGAGAATTTTAAAACCTAGAAAACTGATAAAAGATTATAAAATGGAAGAGGTTCGTCCATCTCAATTTAGTGAATATATTTTTGAAAGATTACAAGATGAAGATATTTACAATGAATACCTAAATTCTCCTTATGTGCTTCTAAAGAAACTAACTGATGAATTTGAAAAATTCTATCAAACTAGTCGACTGGATTATTTACATCCAAAATTTGGAGAAGAAAAACTACAACTAGGGTTAGTTACACCAGACTTTGCTCACATGTTTGGAAATAAAAGCTACAAGAGCATAGAGAAGTGGAAATATAAAATGAATCGTTGGTATGATGATTCAATCTTATGGAGAGGACTTTCGTCACAGGATACAGCGACCAGTGAAAAAGAGATTCTCTCAATGTTTACAGACATAAATGATCACTTTGTTTCAAATGGAAATATTGGAAGAAGTGGAAATAAGATAGAACTAGCAAAGAAAGAATTTGAAAAATATAATGAAGATGTAGTTAGTGGAGGACTTGTTCAAATGGCCAAAGACCATAGTGAGTCAGGACCACTTTATGGTGAAAGTTACGGTTACTCCACATCAAGAAAGAGAAGTGTAGGAAAGGCCTTTGCCATGGGGGCCATGGTTATTGCCGAATATGGGGATCATCAAAACTATCAACACTTATTAAAATCTAGAGTGCTTGTTGGTATGAAGAAAAGTATTAAAGATGTAGATCTCGCTCGTCTAAAGCAAATGAGACCTGAGTTCTCCTATATCTATCCACGACAAAGAGAGGTTATGGGAGTTGGAGCGACTGATCCAGATGCTGTTATGGTTATTCAAACTATCGATGAAGCAGGTGAAGTCATCTTAAGTTATGTAAGAAATGCAAAAAAGCCAAATGAAATACTAGTATTTGATCAAGAAGTTAACGAGATCTCAAGTATTGGAAAACGTCCAATTAGAAGGATACAGCTTGATTAA
- a CDS encoding HD domain-containing phosphohydrolase gives MKNIKILIVDDMEDLLDLYEVVLDSKFDATILRATSSIEAIEALSSHENINLIISDLNMPEGNGDKIIYYNTQNNKIPFILCTSENIEALPKELKQEIENSNNYLYLQKPVASKDILFNVEKLLNAKIPSSEVEINSVTYKKIKIDFLTKFLNDNANIYLKLSDKKFLKIIHKNELQRESQLIKYQLRGESYAYITEDDYEEFISKLTVKLTQELEASSSFEDVVACASEGLEFINDSLKTLGISEPQKVYINKVVNKSIKHLSQNNDLSRLLKDFYKKKGYLVGHSLLIVHISQLMITKIPFSNTQQLEKITYAALIHDLSLGEDKLSMIVDKDISYEDLDHKEKSKIDEHVFESAKLINEMSFISPDVSKIIIEHHEKPDGSGFPKGLKSSQISPLSCIFILALRLSHFMIFNDYEKDGKSYLEFLKQNYNKGNFKNPLKALITALDS, from the coding sequence ATGAAAAACATAAAGATTCTCATAGTTGATGACATGGAAGACTTACTTGATCTCTATGAAGTAGTCCTTGATTCAAAGTTCGACGCTACAATACTTAGAGCAACTAGTTCTATTGAAGCGATTGAAGCCCTCAGCTCGCATGAAAATATAAATCTCATTATCTCGGACTTAAATATGCCTGAGGGTAATGGGGATAAAATTATTTATTACAATACACAGAATAACAAGATTCCATTTATCTTATGTACCAGTGAAAATATTGAGGCACTCCCAAAAGAGCTAAAACAAGAAATAGAAAATAGCAATAACTACCTCTATCTACAAAAACCCGTAGCTTCAAAGGATATATTATTTAATGTTGAGAAGCTATTAAATGCAAAGATCCCTTCAAGTGAAGTTGAAATTAATAGCGTTACTTATAAAAAAATAAAAATAGATTTTTTGACAAAGTTTCTAAATGATAATGCCAATATCTATCTCAAACTAAGTGATAAAAAGTTCTTAAAAATTATTCATAAAAATGAATTACAAAGAGAGTCTCAACTTATTAAGTATCAACTGCGTGGAGAATCTTACGCATATATAACAGAAGATGATTATGAAGAGTTCATTTCTAAATTAACTGTAAAGTTAACGCAAGAACTAGAAGCATCTAGCTCTTTTGAAGATGTTGTAGCTTGTGCGTCTGAGGGGCTCGAGTTTATAAACGACTCACTAAAGACTTTAGGAATTAGTGAACCTCAAAAGGTCTACATCAATAAAGTTGTAAATAAGTCTATTAAACATCTTTCGCAAAATAATGATCTAAGTCGGCTACTAAAAGATTTCTACAAGAAGAAAGGCTATCTCGTTGGCCATAGCTTACTAATTGTTCACATATCTCAACTAATGATAACTAAAATACCATTTTCGAATACGCAGCAATTAGAAAAAATCACATATGCGGCCTTAATACATGATTTGAGTTTAGGAGAAGACAAGTTATCTATGATTGTTGATAAGGATATTTCTTATGAAGACCTAGATCATAAAGAAAAGTCTAAAATAGATGAACATGTCTTTGAATCCGCCAAGCTTATTAATGAGATGAGTTTTATCTCTCCTGATGTTAGCAAGATAATAATTGAACACCATGAAAAACCTGATGGAAGCGGTTTCCCAAAAGGATTAAAGTCATCACAAATCTCCCCACTTAGCTGCATCTTCATACTTGCTTTAAGACTAAGTCATTTCATGATTTTTAATGATTATGAAAAAGATGGTAAGAGTTACCTAGAGTTCCTTAAGCAAAATTATAATAAGGGCAATTTCAAAAACCCTCTAAAGGCCCTCATCACTGCACTCGACTCCTAA